The nucleotide sequence ACGCAAAAGTCAGCATGAAAATCAAGGCAAAATTTCAAGAGGAGTGTAGATGCCTTGGTGGTTCGCTTTTTTTCAAAGATCGTTCGGACCCTCATTTAAAAGAACCTCTCCCGCTATGGGAAGAGCGATGTCCAGTTTGCTCCAAACGATGCCCCTCATTTTTTTCTTGACAAAAGGGGGCAACGGGAGCATAATAGTTGAGATTGAGTCTCATTAATTGCGAGAAAACCGGGGCTTTTCCGGGGTCGGCAGCCATGGGCAACGAATATGAAATGTTCAAACAATTCCTCCTGAAACAGAATCTTAAGTTCACGCCGCAAAGAAAATCGATTCTCGATGCCGTGTTCGCGACACATCATCATTTCGATGCGGATCAGATGGTGCTGATCCTGAAGGAGCGGGGGAACGAAATCTCGCGTGCAAGTGTGTATCGGACACTGGATTTGCTGATCAAGAGCGGGCTCGTTAACGCGCTCGAGCTGGGAAACTCTAAGAAGACTTACGAGCATGTGGTGGGTCATAAGCATCACGATCACCTGATCTGCGTCGAGTGCGGGCGGACGATCGAGTTTGACGACAGCTTTATTGAGATGCTGCAGGAGAAAGTGTGCGATCGGCTGAAGTTTCTCGCGGAGCATCATAGTCTGCGGATATTCGGCAAATGCGAGCGCTGCAGATGATTTCAGTTTTACCGTGATTGAGATGGAGTCGCAATTGCAGATGCGTGCAGCCGAGACAGGAGTAAGAACCAAGGAAATTTCAGCATGTCATAGACAAATGAGCCTGCGCCCGAACAAAAATAAAATCATTCGCTCCAATTACGGCCATTGGCCATCCTGCTTATTCCCGGCCTTCGGGGGAAAATCGACGGCAGGATACACTGAATCGATAGAGGCAAAACGCAAATGCAGCACGAGCAGCACGACAAAGCGCTACTGGATTCCGCAAAAGAACCGCTCATCCTGCTGGTTGGCAACCCGAACGTCGGGAAGAGCGTTATCTTTTCGCTTCTTACCGGAAAATATGTAACCGTCTCCAATTATCCCGGCACCACCGTCGAGATCAGCAAAGGCTCTAGCAGTTTCGATGGTGGAGCGCATCGGGTAATCGACACGCCGGGGGCGAACAGTCTGATCCCTCGAAGCGAAGACGAGAAGGTGACCCGCGACGTGCTTTTGTCGCGCAACTCAGCGACCGTCATTCAGGTGGCGGACTCGAAGAATCTTCGGCGCTCGCTCATTTTAACCTCTCAACTGGCGGAAATGGGTATTCCGACAGTGGTTGCGCTTAATATGGCCGACGAAGCCAAGAGCGCGGGCATTGACATCGACGGCGGCAAACTTTCCGCCGTTCTCGGCGTGCCCGTTGTGGAGACGGTTGCCACCGAAAGGCGCGGCATAAACAAGCTCATTTCCGCCCTCGGGTCGGCGCGGCCATCGACGTTCAGGGTTTCCTTTCATCCGCGAATTCAGGCGGCCATCGAGAAGGTTGCGGCCGTTCTTCCGCCCGCGCCGGTCGCTCGCGAATCGATTGCGGTGATGATAGTGGCTGGCGACCTGAGCCTGGAAGAATGGCTGCATGATAGATGTTCGGCGGAGCAGCTTGCAGAAATCGAGAGGATCGTCGCCGAAACGCAAACGCACTTCCGCGACCCCCTGCCCTACCTGATCGGCAAGCAACGGGTCGACCAGATCGATGAGATGCTGCACGGTATTTTAACTGACGACGAGCGCGCGCGCTGGTCGTGGCTGAAGTATGTCGGCGACCTCTCGCAACACCCGGTCTGGGGGCTGCCTGTCCTGGCGTTTGTGCTTTATCTGCTCTATGTTTTCGTTGGCCAGTTCGGAGCGGGAACTGCGGTTGATTTTATCGAATCCACCGTTTTCGGAGAATATGTCAATCCGGCCGCCGTCAAACTGGTAGATAGACTGCCCAGCCAATTCGTCCGGGACCTGTTGGTGGGAGAGTTTGGGCTGATCACCGTCGGGCTTACGTATGCCATAGCGATCGTCTTGCCGATTGTGGGATTCTTTTTCCTTGCTTTCGGAATTTTGGAAGACAGCGGCTACCTGCCCCGGCTGACCATCATGGCCAACCGGATGTTCAAGGTGATGGGGATGAACGGCAAAGCGGTCCTTCCGATGGTGCTGGGACTGGGATGTGACACAATGGCGACGCTGACCACGCGCATCCTCGACACGAAAAAGGAGCGCATTATCGCGACGTTTCTCCTTGCGCTTGCCATCCCGTGTTCGGCTCAGCTCGGCGTGATCCTGGGAATTCTGGGGCAGATATCGCTCAGCGCGTTCATCGTGTTCACCTCGATCATCGTCCTGCAGTTGCTGGTGGCTGGATTTCTGGCGGGCAAACTGGTGCCGGGCCAGCGGTCGGATTTCATCATTGAGATTCCTCCGTTCAGGCTGCCGAAGCTCTCGAACGTGGCGCTGAAGACGCTGTCGAGGGTCGAGTGGTTTCTGAAGGAGGCCGTACCGCTGTTTCTTCTCGGCACCTTCGTTCTGTTTATTGCCGATCGGGTCGGCACGCTGAATGCAATCGTGAAGATGGTCGAGCCCGTGGTCGTGAATTTCCTTTCGCTGCCGGCGGAGACGACGATTGCATTTGTCATGGGATTTCTGCGCCGCGATTACGGAGCGGCGGGTTTATATCGGCTGTACGAAGAGGGCGGTCTTGATCCGATTCAGGTTATCGTCAGCCTGGTTGTAATAACGCTGTTCGTGCCGTGCATCGCCAATTTCTTCGTCATTATCAAGGAGCACGGGCTGCGAAAAGCCTTGATTATGATGGCCATCATTTTCCCACTCGCGGTGGCGATGGGCGGAATTGTAAATTTTATTCTGAGAGCGGTTGGTTATTCCGGATAGGCGATTCATGGAAGGTATTCAGGGCATGAAAACCACAATTCAAACGATACAGTGCCCGTTGTGCGGCATGCATTTTGAGCCCGATGAAGAGAAAAAGTGTAAAGGCTGCCCGATTCAGAAAAACTGCGGGCTCGTCTGTTGCCCCAACTGCGGGTATCAAATGCCGAAGGAATCGAGGCTGGCCGAATGGGTGAGGCGCCTGCTGAAAGGATAAAGGAGCGATATGGGCTTGAACGACCGAAGAATGCGCTGGCGCGGCGGCAGGCGGATGACGAACGGAGGTCCGCCTCCCGTCGATTACGCGAAAACCGATGTCGATGAATTGCTCGAACTGATCTATACCTTGAAGGAATCCGGGAAGGAAGGCCTTATCACCGTCGAGGAGCTCAGACGGAAACATAACGGCGATCCGGCCATAGATAAGCTGCTGGAGGAAATGGGGTCGCTGGGCCTGATCAAGATCAGCGGCGAGAAAATCGGGTTCTCTGAGAGGGGAGAAACCGAAGCCGAGAAATTGATTCGCGCTCATCGCCTGGCAGAACGGCTGCTGACCGATGTTCTTCTCGTGCAGAAGGACCAGGTGGTGGAAAGCCAGGCATGCGCAATGGAGCATATCCTGAACCCCGCAGTTGTTGACAATATCTGCACCATACTCGGTCATCCGCGAACCTGCCCACACGGTCATGCAATCCCGCCGGGTCGGTGTTGCAGCGACAGGAAACGGGCCGCGGCGCCCGCAGTTCTCTCGCTCGATGAGCTCCGCAGCGGCGAATCGGGAAAGATACTGTACGTTGAGACCCAGGACCACGCTCGCCTCGACAAGCTGACTACCTTCGGCATACTCCCCGGAACCACGGTCAAGGTCCACCAGCGCCAGCCCTCCCTCGTCATCTTCGTCGGCCAGACCCAACTGGCGCTCGACCTCGAAATCGCCCGCAACGTCCACGTCGTGAAAATGACCTAGTGTGCGGAAATGTGGGGGGAAATATGGGGACAGACTCCATATTTATATTTGTAAGCCTCTGTCGCTCAAAGTTTTAGCTTTACATATCGAGATGATTTAGTCAATATCTATTTGACTTTTAAGCAATTGCTGGTCCAATGGTGCGAAATGCTTTCTGAGCCTGGCGACGACGCCAAGACGGAAGTAATCCGCGCCGCCACCCGCACAGGAAGACCATTGGGAAGCGAACCATTTGACGAGATAGTAGAGCGCATGATCGGTCGAATAGTGAGGCCGAAAAGGGCGGGGCGCCCTGGTAAGAAAAAGCGTATGAAGGAGTTGTAGATACAAACATGGTGTCTGTCCCCATATTTCGCAAAAAGATTTTGATCCTCATTCTGGTGGTCGTGGCCATCATTTTGGTTGCGGCGAGTCTCGGCGGGAGTCGGGGAAATCATCGGTATGAGCAGCAGGCTGAGATCATGGGAACTGTTTTTACCATAACAATAGAAGGCCCCGGCGATCACAAGATGGCGGCGGAAGCTGCGTTTGACGAGATACGGCGTATCGATCGGCTGCTGAGCACGTACAAGCCGGACAGTGAAATATCGAAGGTCAACCGGCTGGCGGCGCACGAGCCGGTTGCGGTGGGCCAGGATTTTCTGAATGTCCTTACCGCCTCCCGGATATATTTCGATATGACCGGCGGCGCCTTTGACCCTTCCATCAAGCCGCTCATGGATGTTTGGAAAGAGGCAAAGCGAGAGAATCGTACGCCGGCGGAAACCGATCTGCGGAGAGCGGCAGACCTTGCAAATCTTTCTAATGTGACCGTCGATCGGAGTTCTCAAACGGTCCGCTTTCTCAAGGAGGGCATGGCGCTCGATTTTGGCGGGATTGCCAAGGGATACGCCGCCGATCGCGCGATTGAGATTCTTAAGACGCACGGGATCGAGCGCGCAATACTCGATGCCGGCGGCAATTTCTATGCACTGGGGACGCCCTTGAAGAAACCTCATTGGGAGGCGGGCGTGCGCCATCCGCTGGTGCATGAGCGGGTCATCATCCGATTCCCGGTCTCTGACGCAGGGGTGGCCACATCAGGAAGCTATGAGCGGTTCTTCGAGATCGGCGGCAAAAAATATTCGCACATCATCAATCCCGAGACAGGGCAGCCGGTTGAGGGCATGCTGAGCGCGACGGTGGTTGCCGAAGATGCGCTGTCCGCCGATGCACTGTCGACTTCCGTTTTTGTTCTTGGACAACAGGACGGCATGCGCCTGATAGAAGAGTTGGAAGGGGTCCTGGGCATTCTTATTTGGCATGAGCCCGGCTCCTCTGAAGATTTCAAAATCTCGGTCTCCTCCGGCCTGAAGGACAAGCTGGAACTGCTGATTCCCGCCGAGTAAAGCGGCAAAAAATCCCCGTGAGGGCGAATTAGCGCCGTTTTCGGACGCGATGAATCGCACCCCTATAAGAAATATGGCAGTAATGTCGAGGCCGATTTGCAAACGTCATCGACGTGAATCCGTAAATGCTCAGTCCGCCGCATTGGGAGAGTAGGACTTTCTGACGATTGA is from Candidatus Abyssobacteria bacterium SURF_5 and encodes:
- the feoB gene encoding ferrous iron transport protein B, whose protein sequence is MQHEQHDKALLDSAKEPLILLVGNPNVGKSVIFSLLTGKYVTVSNYPGTTVEISKGSSSFDGGAHRVIDTPGANSLIPRSEDEKVTRDVLLSRNSATVIQVADSKNLRRSLILTSQLAEMGIPTVVALNMADEAKSAGIDIDGGKLSAVLGVPVVETVATERRGINKLISALGSARPSTFRVSFHPRIQAAIEKVAAVLPPAPVARESIAVMIVAGDLSLEEWLHDRCSAEQLAEIERIVAETQTHFRDPLPYLIGKQRVDQIDEMLHGILTDDERARWSWLKYVGDLSQHPVWGLPVLAFVLYLLYVFVGQFGAGTAVDFIESTVFGEYVNPAAVKLVDRLPSQFVRDLLVGEFGLITVGLTYAIAIVLPIVGFFFLAFGILEDSGYLPRLTIMANRMFKVMGMNGKAVLPMVLGLGCDTMATLTTRILDTKKERIIATFLLALAIPCSAQLGVILGILGQISLSAFIVFTSIIVLQLLVAGFLAGKLVPGQRSDFIIEIPPFRLPKLSNVALKTLSRVEWFLKEAVPLFLLGTFVLFIADRVGTLNAIVKMVEPVVVNFLSLPAETTIAFVMGFLRRDYGAAGLYRLYEEGGLDPIQVIVSLVVITLFVPCIANFFVIIKEHGLRKALIMMAIIFPLAVAMGGIVNFILRAVGYSG
- a CDS encoding transcriptional repressor is translated as MGNEYEMFKQFLLKQNLKFTPQRKSILDAVFATHHHFDADQMVLILKERGNEISRASVYRTLDLLIKSGLVNALELGNSKKTYEHVVGHKHHDHLICVECGRTIEFDDSFIEMLQEKVCDRLKFLAEHHSLRIFGKCERCR
- a CDS encoding DtxR family transcriptional regulator; translation: MGLNDRRMRWRGGRRMTNGGPPPVDYAKTDVDELLELIYTLKESGKEGLITVEELRRKHNGDPAIDKLLEEMGSLGLIKISGEKIGFSERGETEAEKLIRAHRLAERLLTDVLLVQKDQVVESQACAMEHILNPAVVDNICTILGHPRTCPHGHAIPPGRCCSDRKRAAAPAVLSLDELRSGESGKILYVETQDHARLDKLTTFGILPGTTVKVHQRQPSLVIFVGQTQLALDLEIARNVHVVKMT
- a CDS encoding FAD:protein FMN transferase — protein: MVSVPIFRKKILILILVVVAIILVAASLGGSRGNHRYEQQAEIMGTVFTITIEGPGDHKMAAEAAFDEIRRIDRLLSTYKPDSEISKVNRLAAHEPVAVGQDFLNVLTASRIYFDMTGGAFDPSIKPLMDVWKEAKRENRTPAETDLRRAADLANLSNVTVDRSSQTVRFLKEGMALDFGGIAKGYAADRAIEILKTHGIERAILDAGGNFYALGTPLKKPHWEAGVRHPLVHERVIIRFPVSDAGVATSGSYERFFEIGGKKYSHIINPETGQPVEGMLSATVVAEDALSADALSTSVFVLGQQDGMRLIEELEGVLGILIWHEPGSSEDFKISVSSGLKDKLELLIPAE